The nucleotide window TGCAATTTGGCGGAAACATTCTTCTTAACTCAAGTAAACCATGATCACATTCATTATTGGGTTTTGGACAGCGAATGCTACCATCACTGCCTGCATGCCACCCAGATTTTGACCATTCCTGAATCTCAGGCTTGGTGGCAGCATGCGATTCAATTTCTAAGGTTATTGTTATCTCTTCATTTCCACCATGCAGATAATCTTGCCCTTGGTTGATAACCTCAAACTCAACTGGATCAGCACCACCTAGAAGCTCACCACGACGAAGTTCAGCGCAACAACGAAGACAAAGGTCAAAAGAGCATTTTGTACAGCTTCTGTGGTAGTCAAATATTAAGCTTTGGCAGTTGTCACTACAAAAAGAAGTGTTAAGTCaagtcaacaacaacatagaaatagaataatagctaagaaaacaaaaaattatatgccAAATTATAAGTCCCTACCAGCATGCACACTGATCTTTAGAGCAATCTGCTACATCTATTTTTAGCTCATCAGTGTGAGAGCCCTGTAATATTCATCCCAAAAACATGGATGAGCTGAAGTACAAACTTAAACAAAAAGAGCATGCAATAAAAGTAGTGAAAACAATGTAAtccaaaagaaagaagaaaaaaatgtatatataattaattctaaaataaagAGTCAACTACTAtaaagcacggatacggacaccaAACACGACATGGAGACTGTCACACCGAGTCTgcaaataatttaagaaaatcacacaattcagtGTAGTCATATGTGTTGGTGTCGTGTCAGTGTCGGACACGGTACATGTCCGACACCGAGACACGTAGCTGACCTATAAAGCATAGGCAGAGAAACAAAAAGGATGCAAGATGAGAGTCTTGGAGGAAAAAATACCTTGTATCTTGGCTTCTATCTCCTTCTCAGCCATTTGTTCTAGATCTAATTCTCTTAAATATGGAAGAAGGTATTTCAGCATATACTTGGAGAACTCAATGTCATGATCATTGTTGGTTTCTGTCTTGTTCTTAGTCTCCTGTAGTGAATAAGATGATGAATCACCGACAcatttcaaatcaaatataGAACACAGAAAACAAAGGACAAGCATGCAAAACAAGCTTTGTTATTGCATTTGCCACAACACAAAGGACATGCATGCAATCAAGTCTCATAGTAATAACCTCTTTGAGGGTACCTTATTAATAATAACATGCATAACAATAACTTGAAAGAGCAAAGAGATCAAGTGATGTCACCTTATGCATGCAATCAAGTTTCATTTTTCCAGcattttcttctccttcttcttttcctttttctcctttttcttctctttggtctttcttctccttcttcacctttttcttctctttgtcACAATGTTTTTCATCAGAAACTATCTTCCTTTTCCTACCTCGATTTTCCTTCTTCTGATAATTGATTTTGTCCgaattgattttagttgaattaattttagttaaaagtgagCTGAAcataaattgatttatgtttggataccttAACATAAAAGTGATTCTTATCAATCCATAAAGTTTAgataatttaaatcaaaattgattttaaatgtgTAATTACCAAAAAGGGTTTCAATACATATATCAAAGCCAAGAGAACAATAAAATTGCAGGTTgttgaatgaaatgaaaataaggATAAACATGGAAAATTGGGAGCAGctattattaaaataacaaattaagtTGGATGAATTTTCACCGTGACCATAGAAGCTACAAGTACTAGCTTCCATGTGAATCAATTTTGAGGGCtagaatcaatttaaaaaatgattatccaaacactttattttttaacaaactcgCTTTTACTTTTTCAAACTCAAGTTTGAGGTTTGGAAACGCACAACCAAACGAGTACTAAAAGACTATCGCAGAAACATGCAATGCGATTAAACTTGACACTTCACACTTGTGTTTTCAAGGTAGGGGGGTTTTTAAATCTAACCCAACGATTGTGTTTGTTGATggaaatccatctttttttttgatCGATTGATATTTGATGGAAAGCTATC belongs to Medicago truncatula cultivar Jemalong A17 chromosome 6, MtrunA17r5.0-ANR, whole genome shotgun sequence and includes:
- the LOC120575803 gene encoding lysine-specific demethylase JMJ25, with protein sequence MKLDCMHKETKNKTETNNDHDIEFSKYMLKYLLPYLRELDLEQMAEKEIEAKIQDSGSHTDELKIDVADCSKDQCACCDNCQSLIFDYHRSCTKCSFDLCLRCCAELRRGELLGGADPVEFEVINQGQDYLHGGNEEITITLEIESHAATKPEIQEWSKSGWHAGSDGSIRCPKPNNECDHGLLELRRMFPPNCISEVVCKAEQLKQTVELEDKEETLDNGCSCFKPVKKEDDIPNDREKVAFREDSPENFLYCPRAIDLQNHEKDLRHFQWHWRKGEPVIVSNVIESSTSSISWEPLVMWHAFHQLNDTNHNSVSDVNAIDCLTS